The Sphaeramia orbicularis chromosome 18, fSphaOr1.1, whole genome shotgun sequence genome contains a region encoding:
- the LOC115438143 gene encoding LOW QUALITY PROTEIN: butyrophilin subfamily 1 member A1-like (The sequence of the model RefSeq protein was modified relative to this genomic sequence to represent the inferred CDS: substituted 1 base at 1 genomic stop codon): MLQQQTPLSAFAVLTCLLLNSCCEGQGQVSSPSEPLVSLVGHSGTLPCHLHPAADASQLTLVWTRSDLDPRFVLVWPDGIEQGGXKHPSYTNRTSVSPEKLKLGDASLRLSSVRLSDEGTYRCFIPQLTDSTVQLVVGAASSPVITTVEDQQSGGVVLQCRSSGWYPEPQVLWLDEEGNLLSAGHPHTQTVRGPDDLYTISSTVTVDNKHQNITCRITQNGIAQTRDTHVHVPGHSSSSAPLLVAVIALILSLIAVAFIVHRWKQRNRKYGNSQQSAKLSQLSKCPISDHGCGTTDFCGRRDTKMEQFSS; encoded by the exons ATGCTTCAGCAACAAACTCCACTGAGCGCCTTCGCTGTGTTGACCTGTCTACTCCTAAACAGCTGTTGTGAAG GTCAGGGTCAGGTGTCCAGTCCTTCTGAACCCTTGGTATCACTGGTTGGACACAGTGGAACTCTGCCGTGTCACCTTCATCCTGCTGCTGATGCTTCACAGCTGACTTTGGTGTGGACCAGATCAGACCTGGACCCTCGCTTCGTCCTGGTGTGGCCTGACGGTATAGAACAGGGAGGATGAAAACATCCATCCTACACCAACAGAACATCAGTGTCCCCTGAGAAACTGAAGCTGGGAGATGCTTCACTGAGGCTGTCCTCAGTAAGGCTGTCTGATGAGGGGACGTACAGATGTTTTATCCCACAGCTGACAGACTCTACAGTTCAGCTGGTTGTAG GTGCTGCCTCCTCACCTGTTATTACTACAGTAGAAGATCAGCAGAGCGGAGGAGTGGTGCTCCAGTGTCGTTCCTCTGGCTGGTATCCAGAGCCGCAGGTGTTGTGGCTGGATGAGGAGGGAAACCTCCTGTCTGCTGgacatccacacacacagacagtccgaGGTCCTGATGACCTCTATACTATCAGCAGCACAGTGACTGTGGACAACAAACACCAGAACATCACCTGCAGAATCACACAGAACGGCATCGCACAAACCAGAGACACCCACGTACATGTTCCAG GTCATTCCAGTTCATCTGCTCCTCTCCTGGTCGCTGTGATCGCTCTCATACTGTCGCTCATTGCAGTGGCTTTTATTGTCCACAGATGGAAACAGAGAAACAGGAAGTATGGAAACAGTCAACAGTCAGCCAAGCTGTCCCAGCTCAGTAAATGTCCCATATCTGACCATGGATGTGGAACTACAGACTTCTGTGGGAGGAGGGACACAAAAATGGAGCAATTCTCAAGTTGA